The Sesamum indicum cultivar Zhongzhi No. 13 linkage group LG2, S_indicum_v1.0, whole genome shotgun sequence genome contains a region encoding:
- the LOC105177042 gene encoding probable beta-D-xylosidase 7, with protein MRGFTHTTPLITALITYSLTLVIIKAAQSTHDHHPLPPFSCASTNPSTSSYPFCDVHLSVHDRARDLVSRLTLDEKISQLINKASAIPRLGIPYYQWWSEALHGVAVAIGVENGVSFNGTIRAATSFPQVILTAAAFDADLWYQIAKVIGTEARAIYNEGEAIGMTFWSPNINIFRDPRWGRGQETPGEDPLLTGKYAVSFVRGIQGDSFEGGSLKDGRLQVSACCKHFTAYDLDNWKGVDRFTFDAHVTKQDMADTFQPPFKSCVEEGRASGIMCAYNLVNGVPNCADYNLLTKTARGEWGFQGYITSDCDAVSLIYEKQKYAKSHEDAVADVLKAGMDVNCGLYLANHTKSAVEQGKVSESDIDRALYNLFSVRMRLGLFNGSPSEQSYGNLGRNDICTPEHQDLALEAARGGIVLLKNSAKLLPLSKSKTKSLAVIGPNANVAKTLLGNYAGPPCKTITPLEGLMSYVKKTKFHPGCEDVNCTSAATSQAVKLAKSADYVILVMGLNQERESEELDREDLVLPGQQQSLITSIAKAAKKPVVLVMLCGGPVDISFAKNDPKIGGILWAGYPGEAGGKAIAEIIFGDHNPGGRLPLTWYPKDFINIPMTDMRMRSDPSSGYPGRTYRFYQGEKVFEFGYGLSYTNYSYKFVSVSQSKLDFKTLSTTDRPEHSGYISVADIGSESCEKAKVSAVVKVENEGKMAGKHPVLLFLRRDHKGGNASPVKQLVGFQKVSLNAKQKGSVEFEVSPCEHFSRASKDGTLVIESGDQYLVVGDQEYPISINV; from the exons CAGCTCATCAACAAGGCGTCCGCCATCCCACGGCTTGGCATCCCCTACTACCAGTGGTGGTCGGAGGCTCTGCATGGGGTGGCCGTCGCCATCGGCGTTGAGAACGGCGTGTCGTTCAATGGGACGATCCGGGCTGCCACTAGTTTCCCTCAAGTTATACTCACTGCTGCTGCCTTCGACGCCGATCTTTGGTACCAAATAGCAAAG GTGATCGGGACAGAGGCTAGAGCAATATACAATGAAGGTGAGGCAATAGGCATGACATTCTGGTCACCAAACATCAACATTTTCAGGGATCCCAGGTGGGGGAGGGGCCAAGAAACCCCCGGAGAAGACCCGTTGCTTACCGGGAAATACGCAGTTTCGTTTGTCCGAGGGATTCAAGGCGACAGCTTTGAAGGCGGCAGCCTTAAAGACGGCCGCCTTCAAGTCTCCGCTTGCTGCAAGCATTTCACTGCCTATGATCTGGACAATTGGAAAGGAGTTGATCGTTTTACGTTCGACGCTCAT GTCACGAAGCAGGACATGGCGGATACGTTTCAGCCGCCATTCAAAAGCTGTGTGGAGGAAGGGCGAGCAAGCGGGATAATGTGCGCTTATAACCTCGTCAATGGAGTGCCTAACTGCGCTGATTATAATCTGTTAACGAAAACGGCTCGTGGAGAGTGGGGATTCCAGGG GTACATAACGTCGGATTGTGATGCTGTCTCGCTCATTTACGAGAAGCAAAAGTATGCAAAATCGCACGAAGATGCAGTTGCGGATGTGCTCAAAGCTG GCATGGATGTAAACTGCGGCTTGTATTTGGCAAATCACACGAAATCGGCTGTCGAACAGGGGAAGGTGTCGGAATCTGATATAGACAGAGCCCTTTACAACCTGTTTTCTGTTAGGATGAGGCTAGGCCTATTCAATGGCAGTCCAAGCGAACAGTCTTACGGCAACCTTGGACGTAATGACATTTGCACTCCCGAGCACCAGGACTTGGCTCTGGAAGCTGCCCGCGGTGGCATTGTCCTTCTGAAGAACTCTGCAAAACTCCTTCCTCTTTCCAAGTCGAAAACGAAGTCGCTTGCAGTAATAGGTCCCAATGCTAACGTAGCCAAAACGCTTCTTGGCAACTATGCCGGTCCCCCTTGCAAAACCATTACTCCACTAGAAGGCCTAATGAGCTATGTCAAGAAAACCAAGTTCCATCCCGGCTGTGAAGACGTGAACTGCACGTCGGCTGCAACAAGCCAGGCTGTCAAGCTTGCAAAGTCAGCAGATTACGTCATTCTTGTAATGGGACTCAATCAAGAACGGGAGAGCGAAGAGCTTGATCGTGAGGACTTGGTTCTCCCGGGGCAGCAACAAAGTCTGATCACGAGCATCGCCAAGGCTGCTAAAAAGCCGGTTGTATTGGTAATGCTTTGTGGAGGGCCTGTCGATATTTCGTTCGCGAAAAACGATCCCAAGATTGGAGGCATCTTGTGGGCTGGATATCCAGGTGAAGCAGGGGGCAAAGCAATAGCAGAGATCATATTTGGCGACCACAATCCAG GAGGAAGACTGCCGCTTACTTGGTACCCAAAAGACTTCATCAACATACCGATGACCGACATGAGAATGAGGTCTGATCCTTCGTCGGGCTATCCAGGGCGAACCTACCGATTTTACCAAGGCGAGAAAGTCTTTGAGTTTGGCTACGGTCTTAGCTACACAAACTACTcttacaagtttgtttccgtgaGCCAAAGCAAGCTCGACTTCAAGACATTATCGACCACCGACAGGCCTGAACACTCGGGCTACATTTCAGTTGCAGATATCGGTTCAGAATCATGTGAGAAGGCAAAGGTTTCTGCCGTTGTTAAAGTCGAGAATGAAGGGAAGATGGCAGGCAAGCATCCGGTGCTGCTATTCCTGAGACGTGATCATAAGGGTGGCAATGCAAGTCCAGTGAAACAGTTGGTGGGATTTCAAAAGGTGAGCTTGAATGCAAAACAGAAGGGCAGTGTTGAGTTTGAAGTGAGTCCATGTGAGCACTTCAGTAGAGCAAGTAAGGATGGAACTCTGGTTATTGAATCAGGGGATCAGTACTTGGTTGTGGGAGATCAAGAGTATCCTATAAGCATCAATGTTTGA